The genomic interval CGCATAACATGCAACAAGCATCACGTTGCAGCGACAAGACCGCGTTCTTCTTTGAAGGTCGATTGATCGAGTCCGGTGACACGGAAAAGATCTTTACCAAGCCAGAGAACAAACAGACCGACGACTACGTGCGTGGAAAGTTCGGTTAATCAGCCTCGGATAACAACACTCGGACGATACTAGATGTCAAAACATCTTCAGCGCGAATTGGACTTGCTACGTGATCGGCTGTTGCAGCAATTCACGGGCGTCGAACAGATGATCCAGCTCGCGGTCCGGTCTCTGGTCGAACGTAGCATCACGCTCGCCGATCGAGTGATCGAAAGCGATGCCGCGATCGATGCCACGGATATCGAGATCGAAGAAGAATGTTTGAAGCTGTTGGCGCTGCACCAACCGGTTTCCGGAGACATGCGCTGGCTGATCACGGTCGTCAAAGTCAACGCGGAGCTGGAGCGGATGGCCGACATTTCGTGCAACATCGCAGAGCGTGCCAAGGCGTTGGCTTTGTTTCCGCTGTTTCCCGTTCCCGATGAAATGAACGAGATGGTCAACGCCGCCGTCTCGATGGTTCGCAAAGCACTTGATTCATTTGTCGTCGGTGATGCCGATTTGGCGGCCCAAGTGATCGTGATGGACGATCGAGTGGACGCGCTCAACCGCGTGGTGATCGACAAACTGCAAGAAATAATGAAGGACGATCCCGAGCAGATCGAACCCGCCGTCCACTGCTTCAGTGCGTCTCGACACCTGGAACGGATCGCCGACTACGCAGAAAACTTGAGCGAAGAAGTGATCTACTTGGTCGACGGCGAAATCGTCCGACATCAACACGGCGTTCGCCGCGAGCCCAAGTCCAACGGCAACCACGCCTGACGGTTCGCGTTTGAGCGGTTGATGGTGTTCGTTTTCGAATCGGAGACCGTGCGGAAAATTAGTGTCGCGAAATCCACGTAGCAATCATCGCTTCGCGTGATTTTGGCAACGAGAGTGGACACTTATTCTCCAACCCGACCACGAAGTGGTTAAACAACATAGCCTGGGGTCGCAGCGAAGCCAGCGCACCCCGGGTTAGCTCCGATAGCTGCGGAGCAGCGACAGCATACAGCATGGGGTGCCAACCCCATGTTTCTGCAAGCGAGTCCGCCCAGAAGCTGCGGAGCAGCGACAGCATAAAACGTTTGGTGTAGCCCACAGCACGCGGTGGTCCGGATGCAATCTGTCGCCGCTCCGCGGCTTGTTGGCGGCGTCGGGCGGTGTTCACCTGGGGCTCGCGCCCCAGGCTGTATGCTGTCGTCGCATCCGCGACTGAGGGGATTGCTGGGAACGTGAAGAACCGGCGATGATCGCTGCGCTCTATCGCCGGCTACCGTCTGTGACCGCTTCACGGTCATATGCAGATAACCCAGGGCGTCGCTTCGCTTTGCCCTGGGCTTTCTTGTCCATGCCCTTTCAGGGCATACGCGATCAGCTCCTTTTCATCATCTCCCCCAGCTTCATCGGCAGATGACGACAGAAACCTGCGGCACACGGCTCTACCACGTCCCCTGATTTTGCAGCAACACGCTACGCCTCGACCTCCAGCTTCACTTCGATGCATCCGTCGTCGGATTCTCGGACCTCGAACGTCTGCTGCAGTGGTTGCCGATTGACGCATTGAATTCCGGTGGCCAATTCGTATTGCCAGCCGTGCCACGGGCATGTCACACAGCCGTGCGCGACGACGCCTTTGGCCAACGGACCGCCTTGATGGGCACACATCCCGTCGATCGCATGCAACGCCCCGTCGCTGCGAAAAACTGCGATGATGCGGCCTTCCAGGACGATTTCAATCGCCCCGCCCTCGGACAGCTCATCCGATCTTGCGATGTTTCTCCACTCTGACATTGCGATGGTCTCCTCTAGGCCCGTTATCGGTGATTGCCCACTGCGTTACAATCCGTCATACGAATCCAGATTCACTCTCCGCAGGAGCTTTCCCCGTGAATACCCCTTCCCTTTGGTGCGATCGAGCCCCTTGGTGCTATCGAGTCGGAGCGTTCTTGCTTGCGATTTGCTGCACGGCAACGTTCGCCCTCTCATCCGCCGACGCGCAAGAAAAATCCTCCGAAGACCAATCGATCATGAAAGTCACCGAAGTCGAAGGCATCTCAGAATACAAACTGGACAACGGAGTACGCGTCCTGCTCTTTCCCGATGACAGCAAAGACGTCGTGACGGTCAACATGACCGTTTTCGTCGGTTCTCGACACGAGGGCTACGGCGAAGCCGGTATGGCGCACTTGCTGGAGCACATGCTGTTCAAAGGCACGCCGGAGCATCCTGAGGTTCCCAAAGTCTTGCAAGAACGTGGTGCACGATTCAACGGCACGACGTGGGTCGACCGAACCAATTACTACGAAACACTGCCGGCGACCGAAGACAATCTCCGCTTCGCGCTGGAGTTGGAAGCGGACCGACTGATCAATAGCTTCATCAAAGGCGAAGATCTCGAGAGTGAGATGACGGTCGTTCGCAATGAGTTCGAACGAGGCGAAAACTCGCCGTTCCGCATTTTGATGCAACGTATGCAGTCCGCAGCCTATGACTGGCACAACTACGGCCAAAGCACGATCGGAAACCGCAGCGACATCGAGCGAGTGCCCGTGGTCAGCCTGCGACAGTTCTACCGCAAGTACTATCGCTGCGACAACGTGATGCTGATCGTCGCGGGCAAATTCGATCCCGAGAATGCACTGTCGCTCATCCAAGACACCTTCGGAAAACTCACCGCTCCTGATACCCCGATCGACCCGACCTACACCGTCGAACCGCCTCAAGACGGCGAACGTACAGTCGTTCTCCGTCGCGTCGGTGATGTTCAGTTGGCAGGTGCCACATATCACATCCCATCTGGCAGCCATCCCGAATACGCGGCCGCCAAAGTGCTCACGTACGCGTTGGGCGACGAACCGAGCGGACGTCTGTATCAACAGATGGTCGAGACGGAATTGGCCAGCAATGTCTTTGCCTTTGCGTTCGCCTTTGCCGAACCAGGTGTGTTGATGGCGATTGCGGAAATTCCCGAAGAGAAATCGCTGGAGGAAGCTCGTCAGACGCTGATCGATACGATCGAAAAATCCTTCTTGGAGAAACCCGTCACGGATCAAGAAGTCGACCGGGCCGTTCAACAGTTGCTCAAACAACGTGAGTCCGAAGCCGCCGACACCGATCGCTTGGCCGTTTCGCTCAGCGAATGGGCTGCCCAAGGCGATTGGCGTTTGTACTTCTTGTTTCGCGACACGCTGGAAGCTTTGACCGCGGAGGATGTTCAAGCCGTGGCGACGAAATACCTGGTGCGAAACAACCGCACCGTCGGCTTGTTCATTCCCAGCGAAGAAGCACAGCGGGTGTCGATCCCGCCATCGCCTGATTTGGCAGCCAAGCTAAAGGATTACAAGGGACGCGAAGTGGTCCAAGCAGGCGAGATCTTCGACCCCGAGCCCTTGGCGATCGAAGAACGCACTCAGCGAGGCGATTTGGTGGAGGGAGTCCGATACGCACTGCTGCCTAAGAAAACGCGGGGCGAAGTCGTCTCGTTGATGTTGACGCTCAGGTACGGAACCCCGGAAACTCTCCACGGTCGCATGGGCGCGGTCGAATTGATGGGCATGTTGATGTCTCGCGGTACCACGGACCTGAACTACCAGCAACTGCAAGATGAACTGACACGACTGCGTGCGGAACTGTCGATGAACAGCACCAGCGGCCTGCTGCAAGTCACCGTGAAAACCAAACGCGAGTTCTTGCCCGAAGTCATCACGCTCTTGAAGGACCTGTTGCGTCAGCCCCGATTGGATGCCAATGAGCTGGAAATCATCCGTCGCCAGATCGTGACCCAGTTGCAACAGAGCAGCAACGATCCGACCGCCAAGGCCGCACTTCGCGTTCGTCGAGAATTGTCACCCTACGAAAAAGGTGACATTCGTTACGTCCCGACCAACGAAGAAGAGATTGAGATGTACCAAAAAGTCTCGATCGACGAGATTCGCGAGTTGCATCGAGACTTTTTGAGCAGCCAAGCAGGCGAGCTGTCCGTTGTCGGTGATTTCGATGCCGACGACGTCAAACAGAGATTCTCTGACGCGTTGAAGGGCTGGACGACCGAGAATGAGTACGTGCGTGCCGGGCAACCAGCAAACACGGACGTCCCCGGCTCGCTGGAAATGATTGAGACACCCGACAAAGCCAACGCGTTTTTCTACTCGTCCAACCAACTCGATTTGGAGGACACGTCGGATGACTATGCGTCACTCGTGCTTGGCAACTTCATCCTCGGCGGCGGAACACTCAGCAGCCGGCTGGGCGATCGCGTCCGGCAACAAGAAGGCCTTTCCTACGGTGTCCGGAGTGGCGTGACGGCACGTACGAAGGACGGACGCGTGGACTTTACCTTGTACGCCATCACCAATCCGGCCAACATTCAACGGCTGATGACCGTGATCGAAGAAGAGATTTTCAAGCTACGGGAGAGTGGAGTGACCCAGGAGGAACTCGATCGAGCCAAGGGCGCGTACTTGCAAGCCCAACGTGTTTCGAGAACCGACGATGCAACGCTGGTCGCACAATTGCTGGGGACGATCTTCAATGATCGCACCATGCAGTACCGACACGACTTCGAAGAACGCGTCTCGTCGGCGACCGTCGAGTCGGTCAATGAAGCGATCCGCAAGTACATCGATTACAAGAAACTGGTCCAAGCCGCCGCCGGCGACTTCGCGGCCGCCAAAGAAGAGTAACCCGTACGTCAGGCTTTGTACGTCAGGCTTTGTACGTCAGGCTTTGTACGTCAGGCTTTGTACGTCAGGCTTTCTAGCCTGACCTACAGCAATCCGTACGTCAGCCTTTCCAGGCTGACACACAGCGCAATGTCAGGCTAGAAAGCCTGACGTACATTCCCAAACCTACACTAAAGCGAGTTTTCGTAGAAAACGGCGTGGGCGAATTTGTCTTGATAACATTGGCCGCCCACGGCGTTGAACAAGTCGATTGCGATCCGCGCCAGCGAGTACTCCGATTCCACGATGGCTGACTCTGCTTGCTGCAGTTGCGTGTACGCATTGATCACGGTCGTGGCGTCCGTGCGATCGGAATCGAACTGTTGCAGCGTCAACCGCAGCGATTCCGCAGCCTGCTGTTGAGTCTTTCGTAGCTGCGAAAGTTGATCCTGCGTTCGAAAGTACTCCGTCAGTCTCGCTTGCACTTCATCGGCAGCGTAAACCACAGCTTGCTGATAGCCGCCCATCGATTGTTGCAGTGGGGTGCGGAACTGGGAGGCGACTCCCAATTTGCTGTAGGGAGTCACGAATTGCCATGACTGTTGATTGCCCAAATCGATGCTCAAGGCGTTTTCGTCGATTTGACGAAACGCGTCGTCCATCGGCGATTGGCTTGCCGTCGGCGGCGTTGGGGTTGCTCGGATTTCGCCAGTCAACCCGAGGTGTGGATACAGTTCGGCTTCCGGGATTCCCGCTCGCATTCCCAACTGGGTCACCTGCTGCTCGGCGGCGCGGACATCGCAGCGTTGTCGCAAGATTTCGGCCGGCAGACGGTTTTGCAAATCATTCAAGGCGAGTTGCGGTTGGTCAGCCAAACTTTGCACCAACGCGGCCGTCATCGGTTGACCGACCAAATCACGCAGTCGACGAACGGCGGCATCCAACGCTTGGTGGTGCGTGGACGCGTTGGCTGCGCTGGTAGAGAGCAGCACGTTGAATTGATCGACATCCAATCGCCCCACCGAGCCCACTTGCATCCGCACATTGGCGCGTTGCAAGCCTTCGGACTGTCGTTGCTGATTGTCGGAGGTCACGACGAGCATGCGTTGGTGACGGTGTATCTCGGCGGCCAGGATCGCGATTTCAGTCAACAGATCACGGCGTAGCTGAGAAACCTCGTTGGACATCGGCAACGAAACATTGCGTCCCTGACGTGCCTGCGTCAATCGAGCTTGCAAGACACTCGCATTGCCCGCATTGCGAAGCCCCATTTCTTGCAGGACTTGCAAGCTCGGGTTTTGAAACCGCTCCCACGGATGCAGCAGTTGCTGATCGCTGGGCGGCTGAACGGGATGGTAAGCGACTGCGGCAGCATGAAAATGAGATGCTGTGACCGGTGTCGATTGGGCACTCGATGGGGCGGGAACGTACGAAGCGATTCGTTGATTGTGCAACGACGGTGGGCCGGACGAGAACATGTCCGTCGGCGTGGTCGAACATCCAGAGAATGAGAGCGTCGCAAGTGTCAGCGTGGTCGTGGCCAATCGTGCAATGGTTTTGGCGGCACTGGTTTTGGAGGCAAAGTGCGAGGGCAGCCTGCGGCCACGCGTCGATCGCACCCTTGGGTGAGCGTGAGTGTCAGGGTTCAGCGGCATGGTTGAAACTCGGCGAACACGTTGGGGGAACGACGTCTATTCGTTGTTTTCGTCTATCGAGCCCCCTCACAATGCTCATTGCTGTTGCCGCGGTCAGAATCGGCACAGACGTTAAAGTTGACACAGGTCGAGCGGCGGTTCAGTCAGTACCCTCCGCAGTGGACGAGGTCACGAGTCCCGGTAGCGAAAAACCAGTTCGAAAAACCAGTACGGGGACTCGTGACCTCGCCCACTACCGGTGAACTTTTCATCTGCCTCTCGCCCAACGATGCGTTCGCCCGCTTTCACAGCGGCGGTGAGACGCAAGTTGTTGCGGCAAAACGACTTAGGAAGGGCCAGTTGCGGTCTCAAAAGAATGTTTTGGGAAAGTCAAGCGAATCCCGCCCGCAATCACTCGCTTTTGGGCGTGTTTTTCCCCGACAAGCCCCCGACAATCGCTACATCTTGGCGAAATCCCCCGGCTTCAAGCCCTGCCAAGGCCACGAGCCATTGAAACAACGATGGGAGTGGATACCGTGAACAAAACGGTTTTCAGCATCTTGATGTAAACGGCAACGATACCATGCCCGCCAACGATCCTAGTCTGCCCAGCAAGTCCCCTTCGCAGCATTCCGCCGGCAGTCATGCCGCTGAGGAAACCACCGACAATCGCTCCGATGTCGCCCCGAGTTCTGAGCGGCCCCGCGTCGCTCCAATGGACAATTTGGACGTCTTGGTGCTGAACTGGCAGTCAGAGTCGTTCGCCGTGATGGCGATCGATGAACAATTCTTTGTGGTCGAAAGCCGAGAATTGGCCAGTGGATTCAAGGCAAGCGAGCCTGCCAAGCTATATGCAGGGGCGATCATTTCATGCAACGAAGCGTCCGTGCGGGTACGTGATCTACAAGAGCACCACATCCCGGTTCGCTTTTACATCGCCGAAACACACGACGACTTGGTGCGATGTCGATTCGCACCCCAGAGCGATGCCGTCAAGTCCGAGTTGCTGGAACTGCGTCAATCGTTGCATCGACTTGCGATCGACCCCACCGGCGCGGACACCGATTCGACTGAACTCGATGAGGTTTCCGCGACGCCTCTTGTTGCGACAAAGAAAGTCTCAGCAAAGGGCTCCAGCAACCATCCACAGCCGGAACGTATTGTTTCGGTTGGCAAGAAGCATCGTGGAGTGAAACCTGCTTTGGTCGGTGGTGCGTTGTGTGCCACGTGTTTCGCAATTTTTGCCACGGCCAAACCTGCGCCGCAAACCATTTCGTTTCGCGACGTCTCGCTGACATCCCAACACGTCACGGTCAAGTCCACCGCAGGTGGTCGTGTCACCGAGTTGTTGATCCGCCCCGGCGACCACGTCGAACAGGGACAAACGATCGCCAAGGTGCAGTATGCCGTCCATGACGAAGCCTCCGAGACGCTGGCACAACAGATCGCGGATGGCAATCGAGACTTGATCACGATGCAGCAACGATTGGCACGATTGCAAGACGCCTCGCGTGTCGCTCGGCAGAAAGCGATCACGGATCAACGCATCGCCGCCGCCGAATTGGCGAAACTCAATGCGATCGTGGACGAGGGCGAAGCCAAGTTGCGACGGATCGCACCGCTGATTTTCGACGGCAATATCGGCAAAGCCGAGGTGGACGAAATCAAAGCCTCCGTCGCGAAGGCGCGGGCCGAAGCCGAATTGCAACGCGCCGTGGTCGACCAGACGCAGTTGATCGCCCAGGCCGCAGACGACGAGATCTTGGTCACTCCCGAAGGCATCACACCGCTCCGCGAACTGCAAGCCCAGATCGCTCAAACGCGTGCCGACGTGCAACGGATGACGGTCCAGAGAACTCGATCGATCAATCAACCGCTCAACAGCATCGTGGTCGCGACAGCCAGCGGCACGGTCAAATCGGTTGATGTCGCCGTGGGGGAAACGATTGGATTGAACGAGTCCGTCGTAGTGATCGATCAATTGAACACGAGCTGGGCGACTGCCAAGCTGGCTCCCGAGTCAATCGACGCGATCAAAATCGGTCAAGCTGTCTCGGTTCGCGTCGCTGACAGCGATGTCGTCATGGCCGGAACGATCAAGTCATTGGGCGAATCGGTCGATGGTGAAGCGGTACCGGTGACGGTTGCGTTGGAAGAAATCGAATCTGTTCTGGCGGGACGACAACTGTCGGCCGATACTGAGTTGAAAATCACCGTTCCGGTCGAGCAGCCCAGTCGATGGAGCCAGTGGATGCAAAGTCTGAAGTCGCAACCAGAGCAAACCAGTTAGGGAGAACGAGGAAATGAAAGTCCACCAACTGAATCATGTCGCGATTCACGTGGCCGACGTGGCCAAGAGTGTTGAGTTTTATCGGGATGTGTTGAAGTTGCCGCAGATGGATCGCCCCGCCTTCGATTTTCCAGGTGCTTGGTTTCGACTGGGAGTCGATCAAGAATTGCACTTGATCGGAGACCGCGAACTCCCCGTCCATTCACACCATCGCGGCGGCCATTTCGCATTGATCGTGAGCGACCTGGATGCGTGGGAGTCGCATCTGGATGCAATGAACGCAACTCGCTTGGCCCGCAAAACACGCCCCGATGGTGCCCTGCAAACGTTCGTCAGCGACCCCGACGGCCACTGGATCGAACTGTGCGTCCCGCCGGACGATCAATAGCTTGCCCGCCGCTGATCGATAGCGTGTTTGTGTGACACGTGACAGACACCTCCACCAAGGAACTTGGGGGAGGTCGAGCAGAGCCGTTTAGGCGAATGCGAGGGAGGGGGCGGTCTGCGCAAGTCACCGATTGAGATTGATCTACGTTCTGCAGGGCACGCTATCGACTTGGAAAGTCGAGCGACAATGATTCGACTTTCCAAGTCGAAAACGAATCCCTCAAGGAACAGCTCTGCAACACAAGCCTTAACAGACGCAGTTGGCGATTGAAGTTCTTAGGCCTTCTTGATGGCTTCCACCACGGCGGTGCCCATGTCGGCGGGGGTGGGGGCGACGACGATGCCGGCGTCTTCCAACGCAGCGACCTTTTCCGTTGCCGTTCCTTTGCCGCCGCTGATGATCGCGCCGGCGTGGCCCATTCGTTTGCCGGGAGGTGCGGTGCGGCCGGCGATGAAGGCGGCGACCGGTTTGGTGACGTGTTCTTTGACGAACGCCGCGGCTTCTTCTTC from Stieleria varia carries:
- the phoU gene encoding phosphate signaling complex protein PhoU encodes the protein MSKHLQRELDLLRDRLLQQFTGVEQMIQLAVRSLVERSITLADRVIESDAAIDATDIEIEEECLKLLALHQPVSGDMRWLITVVKVNAELERMADISCNIAERAKALALFPLFPVPDEMNEMVNAAVSMVRKALDSFVVGDADLAAQVIVMDDRVDALNRVVIDKLQEIMKDDPEQIEPAVHCFSASRHLERIADYAENLSEEVIYLVDGEIVRHQHGVRREPKSNGNHA
- a CDS encoding Rieske (2Fe-2S) protein, with product MSEWRNIARSDELSEGGAIEIVLEGRIIAVFRSDGALHAIDGMCAHQGGPLAKGVVAHGCVTCPWHGWQYELATGIQCVNRQPLQQTFEVRESDDGCIEVKLEVEA
- a CDS encoding M16 family metallopeptidase; this encodes MNTPSLWCDRAPWCYRVGAFLLAICCTATFALSSADAQEKSSEDQSIMKVTEVEGISEYKLDNGVRVLLFPDDSKDVVTVNMTVFVGSRHEGYGEAGMAHLLEHMLFKGTPEHPEVPKVLQERGARFNGTTWVDRTNYYETLPATEDNLRFALELEADRLINSFIKGEDLESEMTVVRNEFERGENSPFRILMQRMQSAAYDWHNYGQSTIGNRSDIERVPVVSLRQFYRKYYRCDNVMLIVAGKFDPENALSLIQDTFGKLTAPDTPIDPTYTVEPPQDGERTVVLRRVGDVQLAGATYHIPSGSHPEYAAAKVLTYALGDEPSGRLYQQMVETELASNVFAFAFAFAEPGVLMAIAEIPEEKSLEEARQTLIDTIEKSFLEKPVTDQEVDRAVQQLLKQRESEAADTDRLAVSLSEWAAQGDWRLYFLFRDTLEALTAEDVQAVATKYLVRNNRTVGLFIPSEEAQRVSIPPSPDLAAKLKDYKGREVVQAGEIFDPEPLAIEERTQRGDLVEGVRYALLPKKTRGEVVSLMLTLRYGTPETLHGRMGAVELMGMLMSRGTTDLNYQQLQDELTRLRAELSMNSTSGLLQVTVKTKREFLPEVITLLKDLLRQPRLDANELEIIRRQIVTQLQQSSNDPTAKAALRVRRELSPYEKGDIRYVPTNEEEIEMYQKVSIDEIRELHRDFLSSQAGELSVVGDFDADDVKQRFSDALKGWTTENEYVRAGQPANTDVPGSLEMIETPDKANAFFYSSNQLDLEDTSDDYASLVLGNFILGGGTLSSRLGDRVRQQEGLSYGVRSGVTARTKDGRVDFTLYAITNPANIQRLMTVIEEEIFKLRESGVTQEELDRAKGAYLQAQRVSRTDDATLVAQLLGTIFNDRTMQYRHDFEERVSSATVESVNEAIRKYIDYKKLVQAAAGDFAAAKEE
- a CDS encoding TolC family protein — protein: MPLNPDTHAHPRVRSTRGRRLPSHFASKTSAAKTIARLATTTLTLATLSFSGCSTTPTDMFSSGPPSLHNQRIASYVPAPSSAQSTPVTASHFHAAAVAYHPVQPPSDQQLLHPWERFQNPSLQVLQEMGLRNAGNASVLQARLTQARQGRNVSLPMSNEVSQLRRDLLTEIAILAAEIHRHQRMLVVTSDNQQRQSEGLQRANVRMQVGSVGRLDVDQFNVLLSTSAANASTHHQALDAAVRRLRDLVGQPMTAALVQSLADQPQLALNDLQNRLPAEILRQRCDVRAAEQQVTQLGMRAGIPEAELYPHLGLTGEIRATPTPPTASQSPMDDAFRQIDENALSIDLGNQQSWQFVTPYSKLGVASQFRTPLQQSMGGYQQAVVYAADEVQARLTEYFRTQDQLSQLRKTQQQAAESLRLTLQQFDSDRTDATTVINAYTQLQQAESAIVESEYSLARIAIDLFNAVGGQCYQDKFAHAVFYENSL
- a CDS encoding HlyD family secretion protein, translating into MPANDPSLPSKSPSQHSAGSHAAEETTDNRSDVAPSSERPRVAPMDNLDVLVLNWQSESFAVMAIDEQFFVVESRELASGFKASEPAKLYAGAIISCNEASVRVRDLQEHHIPVRFYIAETHDDLVRCRFAPQSDAVKSELLELRQSLHRLAIDPTGADTDSTELDEVSATPLVATKKVSAKGSSNHPQPERIVSVGKKHRGVKPALVGGALCATCFAIFATAKPAPQTISFRDVSLTSQHVTVKSTAGGRVTELLIRPGDHVEQGQTIAKVQYAVHDEASETLAQQIADGNRDLITMQQRLARLQDASRVARQKAITDQRIAAAELAKLNAIVDEGEAKLRRIAPLIFDGNIGKAEVDEIKASVAKARAEAELQRAVVDQTQLIAQAADDEILVTPEGITPLRELQAQIAQTRADVQRMTVQRTRSINQPLNSIVVATASGTVKSVDVAVGETIGLNESVVVIDQLNTSWATAKLAPESIDAIKIGQAVSVRVADSDVVMAGTIKSLGESVDGEAVPVTVALEEIESVLAGRQLSADTELKITVPVEQPSRWSQWMQSLKSQPEQTS
- a CDS encoding VOC family protein; translated protein: MKVHQLNHVAIHVADVAKSVEFYRDVLKLPQMDRPAFDFPGAWFRLGVDQELHLIGDRELPVHSHHRGGHFALIVSDLDAWESHLDAMNATRLARKTRPDGALQTFVSDPDGHWIELCVPPDDQ